One window of the Solanum stenotomum isolate F172 chromosome 11, ASM1918654v1, whole genome shotgun sequence genome contains the following:
- the LOC125845196 gene encoding pentatricopeptide repeat-containing protein At1g28690, mitochondrial yields MRNAQIPKFKSLISLKETEANSLLWPPKFSSLSSSLQQYINSDTPIFGQKIHSYILKTGYQPNTNIRIKLLVLYLKSSCLFYGRQVFDEMRQPTLSAYNYMISGYVKHGFVLECFNMVRKLCLCGETPDKFTLSMILKGSTISYVESYSLGIGKQVHAQVIKCDVEGDDVLYTGLVDSYVKSGRVDYARRVFDLMLERSVVCSTSLITGYMNQGYIEDAEDVFSKTMEKDVVAFNAMIEGYSKQIENAKKAIEVYIDMQRFGFRPNISTFASIIGACSALAASEIGQQVQGQLMKTELIEHVKTASALIDMYSKCGLVEDARRVFDHMHEKNVFSWTSMIDGYGKNGYSDEALELFSIMQEDYHIVPNYVTFLSALSACAHSGLVVKGREIFESMERDYYMKPRMEHYACMVDLFGRSGSLNQALEFVINMTESPDSDVWAALLSSCRVHGDVELANLAANELFKLSSGSRPGAYVALSNALADAGRWDGVSELREIMKIRGISKGTGFSWVGSDGSLKAFFAGQQT; encoded by the coding sequence ATGAGGAATGCCCAAATACCCAAATTCAAATCATTGATCTCGTTAAAAGAAACAGAAGCAAATTCCCTTTTATGGCCGCCAAAATTTTCTTCACTGTCATCATCTTTGCAACAATATATCAATTCAGACACTCCTATTTTTGGACAAAAGATTCATTCATACATTTTGAAAACTGGGTATCAACCCAATACCAATATACGTATCAAATTGTTAGTACTTTACTTGAAAAGTTCTTGTCTTTTTTATGGCCGCCaagtgtttgatgaaatgcGTCAACCAACTCTCTCTGCTTATAATTACATGATTTCTGGGTATGTGAAACATGGGTTTGTCTTAGAATGTTTTAATATGGTTAGAAAGTTGTGTCTTTGTGGTGAAACTCCAGATAAGTTTACACTATCAATGATTTTGAAGGGGTCTACTATTAGCTATGTAGAGTCGTATTCTCTGGGTATTGGAAAGCAGGTTCATGCCCAGGTGATTAAATGTGATGTTGAGGGTGATGATGTGCTTTATACTGGGTTAGTTGATTCGTATGTGAAGAGTGGGAGGGTGGATTATGCGAGGAGAGTGTTTGATTTGATGTTGGAAAGGAGTGTTGTTTGCTCGACGTCGTTGATAACAGGGTATATGAATCAGGGTTACATTGAGGATGCTGAAGATGTGTTTAGTAAAACAATGGAGAAAGATGTTGTGGCGTTCAATGCGATGATTGAAGGTTATAGTAAACAGATTGAAAATGCTAAGAAGGCGATTGAGGTTTATATTGACATGCAACGTTTCGGTTTTAGGCCTAATATTTCTACTTTTGCAAGTATAATTGGGGCTTGTTCTGCTCTAGCAGCATCTGAAATTGGTCAACAGGTTCAAGGACAGCTGATGAAGACTGAGTTAATTGAGCACGTTAAAACTGCAAGTGCTTTAATTGACATGTATTCTAAGTGTGGATTGGTTGAGGATGCAAGAAGAGTCTTTGACCACATGCATGAGAAGAATGTCTTCTCTTGGACTTCCATGATTGATGGATACGGGAAAAACGGGTATTCCGATGAGGCACTTGAACTATTTAGTATAATGCAAGAAGATTATCACATTGTTCCAAATTATGTTACATTTCTAAGTGCTCTCTCAGCTTGTGCGCATTCCGGACTAGTTGTTAAAGGAAGAGAGATTTTTGAAAGTATGGAGAGAGATTACTATATGAAGCCAAGGATGGAGCATTATGCTTGCATGGTTGATCTCTTTGGACGCTCAGGGAGCTTAAATCAGGCATTAGAGTTTGTAATTAATATGACTGAAAGTCCAGATTCTGATGTTTGGGCAGCTTTACTCAGTTCTTGTAGAGTGCATGGAGATGTGGAATTGGCAAATTTAGCTGCCAATGAGCTTTTCAAGCTAAGTAGTGGTAGTCGTCCAGGGGCATATGTTGCACTATCTAATGCTCTTGCAGATGCTGGTAGATGGGATGGTGTGAGTGAACTTAGGGAGATTATGAAGATTAGAGGAATATCAAAGGGCACAGGCTTCAGTTGGGTTGGCAGTGATGGTAGTTTGAAAGCTTTTTTTGCTGGACAACAGACATAA
- the LOC125845219 gene encoding uncharacterized protein LOC125845219: MAFSEPIVICKKHPQHKQQPGVCSCCLREKLSKINRTTTIAKISSIPSSISSSASSSNCASPRAAIGHRRITSDVAGGHYSFVTLAAANGGGGGGLKKSRSIAFVARGGRVGINGKKKKEGFWSKLIRSTGKRTNRVVVH, from the coding sequence atggCATTTTCGGAGCCAATAGTTATCTGCAAGAAGCATCCACAACACAAACAACAACCAGGAGTATGTTCATGTTGTTTAAGAGAAAAGCTATCAAAGATCAATCGTACAACTACAATTGCTAAAATTTCATCAATTCCTTCTTCTATATCCTCCTCCGCTTCCTCATCCAATTGCGCCTCTCCACGGGCCGCAATTGGACATCGTCGGATCACGTCCGACGTTGCTGGCGGCCATTATTCGTTCGTAACACTAGCGGCCGCCAACGGCGGAGGAGGAGGGGGGTTGAAGAAGAGTAGGTCAATAGCTTTTGTTGCAAGAGGGGGTAGAGTTGGAATTAatggaaagaagaagaaagaagggtTTTGGTCAAAATTGATCCGGTCAACGGGGAAACGGACCAATAGGGTTGTTGTTCATTGA